Proteins from a genomic interval of Clostridium scatologenes:
- a CDS encoding DUF1659 domain-containing protein: protein MINMAAKSTKLETTMILKYKDGVDKNGKDVVKKHIYI, encoded by the coding sequence ATGATAAATATGGCTGCAAAATCAACAAAACTTGAAACTACAATGATTCTTAAATACAAGGATGGAGTAGACAAAAACGGAAAGGATGTAGTCAAAAAACATATTTACATCTGA
- a CDS encoding APC family permease, translating into MLKKFLDVLFGEPLANEQGKHEKYNIPFGLAIMASDAISSVAYGAQEILFVLIVLGASAYQWLTWTSFMIIGLLIILTIAYIQIIKAYPQGGGAYKVAKENIGDKAGLSAGAGLIISYILTVAVSASAGADAIISAFVGLAEYKVIFVVAIIVVLTILNLRGISESSKIFAIPTYIFIFSMIFMIVYGLFKYFVLNIHPQPMFSVPAGTTENLSIFLILRAFSSGCSALTGVEAVSNSVPNFQEPSQKSAKTVMILLAALIFFIFGGTSVLAIFYTAVPIANGPTVVSQIAFGVFHNGIMYYVIQFSTAVILLMACNTAYTGFPMLMYIVGKDGFAPRQFTIRGKRLSFSFGICALSFIACVLVTIFKADTHRLIPLYAIGVFISFTLGQFGMVNHWRKERGKGWIKRAIINGCGAAVTLFTTIIILVEKFSEGAFIVAILIPMIILVQMRIKHHYNKVANGLSISQINLKKLNLRIKYTHTVIVPIASLNKAVIGALKYAQSISDNVIALNISTDMEAMERLKQRWSELDTDITLISKYSPYRAVITPLLQNIVSIADKAGEDEKVTVIVPQFITHGHFGKVLHNHTSFFIRETLLKNNNIIVSTFPYHLSDEEIAAANKKIKK; encoded by the coding sequence ATGCTTAAGAAATTTTTAGATGTTTTATTTGGAGAACCTTTAGCTAATGAGCAAGGAAAACATGAAAAGTATAATATTCCTTTTGGATTAGCAATTATGGCTAGTGATGCGATATCATCTGTTGCCTATGGTGCACAGGAAATTCTTTTCGTATTAATAGTTTTAGGTGCATCTGCATATCAATGGTTAACATGGACTTCTTTTATGATTATAGGACTTCTTATAATACTTACCATTGCATATATTCAAATTATAAAAGCTTATCCTCAAGGTGGAGGAGCTTATAAGGTAGCAAAGGAAAATATAGGAGACAAAGCTGGTTTGTCTGCTGGTGCAGGACTTATAATAAGTTATATACTTACTGTTGCAGTTAGTGCTAGTGCTGGTGCAGATGCTATTATTTCAGCATTTGTTGGCTTAGCAGAATATAAGGTTATTTTTGTTGTGGCCATAATTGTAGTTTTGACTATTTTAAATTTAAGAGGAATAAGTGAATCTTCAAAAATTTTTGCTATACCTACTTATATTTTTATATTTAGTATGATTTTTATGATTGTTTATGGTTTGTTTAAGTATTTTGTATTAAATATACACCCACAACCTATGTTTTCAGTTCCTGCAGGAACCACAGAAAATTTATCAATATTTCTTATTTTGAGAGCTTTTTCTTCAGGTTGTTCTGCATTAACAGGAGTAGAGGCAGTAAGTAATTCTGTTCCAAACTTTCAGGAACCTAGTCAAAAAAGTGCGAAGACTGTTATGATACTATTAGCAGCTTTAATATTTTTTATATTTGGTGGTACTTCAGTACTTGCTATATTTTACACAGCAGTACCAATTGCCAATGGCCCTACAGTTGTTTCGCAAATAGCTTTTGGCGTTTTTCATAATGGAATAATGTATTATGTAATACAATTTAGTACTGCTGTAATTTTACTTATGGCATGTAACACAGCATATACAGGTTTCCCAATGCTCATGTACATAGTTGGAAAAGATGGCTTTGCTCCAAGACAATTTACTATTAGAGGTAAAAGGCTTAGTTTTTCTTTTGGAATTTGTGCTTTGTCATTTATAGCGTGTGTTTTAGTTACTATATTTAAAGCAGATACACATAGACTGATTCCATTATATGCAATTGGAGTATTTATATCCTTTACTTTAGGCCAATTTGGTATGGTAAATCACTGGAGAAAAGAAAGAGGCAAGGGTTGGATAAAACGTGCTATTATCAATGGATGTGGTGCTGCTGTTACCTTATTTACAACTATAATAATTTTAGTTGAAAAATTTAGTGAAGGTGCATTTATAGTTGCCATTCTAATTCCGATGATAATTTTAGTTCAGATGAGAATTAAACATCATTATAATAAGGTTGCTAATGGTTTAAGTATTAGTCAGATAAATTTAAAGAAGTTAAATTTAAGGATAAAATATACTCATACTGTAATAGTTCCAATTGCCAGCTTAAACAAGGCTGTAATTGGTGCACTTAAGTATGCACAAAGTATAAGTGATAATGTTATTGCTCTTAACATTTCAACAGATATGGAAGCAATGGAAAGGTTAAAACAAAGATGGAGTGAGCTGGATACGGATATTACTCTTATTTCTAAATATTCACCTTATAGAGCTGTAATTACTCCTCTTTTACAAAACATAGTGTCAATTGCAGATAAAGCAGGTGAAGATGAAAAAGTAACAGTAATTGTTCCACAGTTTATTACTCACGGACACTTTGGTAAGGTTCTACATAACCATACAAGCTTTTTCATAAGAGAAACTTTACTTAAAAACAATAATATAATTGTGTCTACATTCCCTTATCATTTATCAGATGAGGAAATTGCTGCGGCAAATAAAAAAATAAAAAAATAA